Proteins co-encoded in one Sander vitreus isolate 19-12246 chromosome 9, sanVit1, whole genome shotgun sequence genomic window:
- the btbd8 gene encoding BTB/POZ domain-containing protein 8 isoform X2, translating into MITTEAAREFHAKECKYKEQLKRRLSSALSADLNRLLQEELEADVSLYAGSGSLQAHRAVLLARAPHVLQGETRKDPTIVHLSDYELSGLKDFLRRLYTADQSMRSSEIIPAVEGSVPESTLLVPNPADHSSTDSDVVLESASGLGADLLDLYQRGEQCDITIQVAEQVFSCHRAILCARSQYFRAMLSGSWMESSRQCITLQGLGPDEMEILLQFMYGAIVDLPPGASASQVVLAADMLGLEGLKDVVEMVLTRDYCRFFPKPIDGVQRTVLECLSLTHALGLQNLHMLCKRWVADHFVKTWCERNFSLLSPELHLACLTAVTETMTVQNAVTMLCGTEQLIGSLPEVKWAQQVRSLATELQEESLHIIVQHLPRVIRTQAFQDLCRREEFTREPTLLKKLCSAIREGVTVDNCCDLFAAVYNLCGDDMEEDSHLEQGEQRQEKPFRQEIRTLRGRLWTFLLQTFYAVRHTQGWETLSSKHKERILADAIDKGDNRRLGKKPVFTSSQSRAVKCPSSAPESPPVHRTQKVSEIAISSSRSAASAMKSDGLGTANKPGDGHTSKAKNVKKPGDRSVAAKAKTASAGSPVVNGTGAAGPRRDGASANGPRSAHGAREQEKKPNPGARPKTSPPSCTSTSQTGVLKAQKSSTGKTDIGIVGTTQAQPSASSTSGSASPENGASSPRNDTHSIPGAKPKHQAKAVNKSPLIKPPQKSDTTKISSPTNKSSVRESGKVKTGAAEKASTGVTAARADNKGRGTPDHHVSKHGSSMKKPASPRKEDGKDGLKSSAPDKAASEAHKKKITKPVSATGASAKSSAKPPKASSAPSKQSSVVAAKSGPKPKSTTELSMEKASPKSGGSSKTSAASASKKSGTKGKETVNGKNSNCKIELAPTESTCDIAVHEDSTEVALSDWPAVRGTQLTSQGGGDSLSLQLESSPTSQKPEIQSGNTDSAPAANKIPHVKSANADTCKQTEGSKVKQSPSSVIPAHISGGQVNEVRSPNSPRDTERPIDTPCSIGSTETPLEDSWSGIHHQVSPQSETGSTHTTSSDDIKPRSEDYDAGGSQDDDCSNDRGVSKCGTMRCHDFLGRSSSDTSTPEELKMYEGGAGLRVEVRLRGREAETTSEEEGVRLRPRSWLHRDEVPVEEEHSEVEATVTVKSVPDHQLFSSSEEEEDEDEEATEDERSEVEVIPGQAPPPPTEPSPHFQGIVNLAFDDDGVDQENDQPDYQSSSNFRRSMLLSVDECEELGSEEGGVQTPPQQPYDAVTSCDVFESDSTAPRRNCAPSGDKQDHLMCHLESAGLKGKKHDEEQEEKSCVFLTEIQEPVQDESNHIQVDGVKSSGPLLDADTKVLPPQERPCHLDLRHTEQYNGGLRKNHSNPSESKKADLHLDLNEPQLTGDSPVHAAESPAGNV; encoded by the exons GCGACTGTACACAGCAGACCAGAGCATGCGCTCGTCGGAAATAATCCCAGCGGTGGAGGGCTCAGTGCCAGAAAGTACGCTGCTTGTTCCCAATCCGGCAGACCATAGTTCCACTGACTCAG ATGTTGTTCTTGAGTCAGCCTCGGGCCTTGGAGCTGACTTGCTGGATCTGTACCAGAGGGGAGAGCAGTGTGATATCACCATCCAAGTAGCGGAGCAGGTCTTCTCCTGCCACAG GGCAATCCTGTGTGCACGGTCTCAGTACTTCCGAGCGATGCTAAGCGGGAGTTGGATGGAGAGCTCCAGACAATGCATCACTCTGCAAGG TTTAGGGCCAGATGAGATGGAGATCCTGCTCCAGTTCATGTATGGGGCAATTGTGGATCTGCCACCTGGAGCTAGTGCCAG TCAGGTGGTGTTGGCAGCCGACATGTTGGGTTTAGAGGGGTTGAAGGATGTGGTGGAGATGGTTCTCACCCGAGACTACTGCCGCTTCTTCCCCAAG CCAATTGACGGTGTTCAGAGAACAGTTCTCGAGTGTCTGTCCCTCACACATGCCTTAGGCCTCCAAAATCTCCACATGCTGTGTAAGAG GTGGGTTGCTGATCATTTTGTGAAGACCTGGTGCGAGAGAAACTTTTCCCTGTTGTCCCCTGAGCTTCATCTAGCCTGTCTAACAGCTGTAACTGAAACCATG ACTGTGCAGAACGCAGTAACCATGCTCTGTGGCACTGAGCAATTGATTGGCAGTCTCCCAGAAGTCAAGTGGGCCCAACAGGTAAGGAGTCTTGCCacagagctgcaggaggagagCCTGCATATCATTGTCCAGCATCTCCCCAGAGTCATCCGCACTCAGGCCTTCCAGGACCTTTGCAGG AGGGAAGAGTTTACCCGTGAGCCAACGTTGTTGAAAAAGCTGTGTTCAGCCATCAGAGAAGGTGTGACCGTGGACAACTGCTGTGATCTTTTCGCTGCTGTGTACAATCTATGTGGAGATGACATGGAAGAGGACTCTCACCTGGAGCAGGGAGAGCAAAGACAAGAGAAG CCATTCAGGCAAGAGATTCGTACGCTGCGCGGTCGGCTCTGGACCTTCCTGCTTCAGACCTTTTACGCGGTCCGCCACACGCAGGGATGGGAGACCCTGTCTTCCAAACACAAAGAGAGGATACTAGCAG ATGCTATTGATAAAGGGGACAATCGAAGACTTGGTAAAAAGCCTGTATTCACTAGCTCACAG tcaAGGGCTGTAAAATGCCCTTCATCTGCACCTGAGAGTCCGCCTGTGCACAGGACCCAGAAGGTGTCCGAAATTGCAATTTCATCCTCCCGTAGTGCTGCATCAGCCATGAAGTCTGATGGACTGGGGACAGCTAACAAACCTGGAGATGGTCACACGTCCAAGGCAAAGAATGTGAAGAAGCCTGGAGACCGGAGTGTAGCAGCGAAAGCAAAGACAGCATCAGCTGGCTCACCAGTTGTCAATGGCACAGGAGCTGCAGGACCCAGGCGGGATGGAGCCAGTGCCAATGGCCCCAGAAGCGCTCATGGGGCTAGAGAGCAAGAAAAGAAGCCAAACCCAGGTGCGCGGCCTAAAACATCTCCCCCGAGCTGCACATCTACAAGCCAGACGGGGGTACTGAAGGCTCAAAAGAGCTCAACAGGAAAGACTGACATTGGCATTGTTGGCACCACCCAAGCTCAGCCCAGCGCTTCATCCACATCAGGCAGCGCCTCGCCAGAGAACGGTGCCAGCAGCCCTCGCAACGACACCCACTCCATCCCAG gtGCAAAGCCCAAACACCAGGCTAAGGCGGTAAACAAATCCCCACTGATAAAACCTCCTCAGAAATCAGATACAACGAAGATCAGCAG TCCTACCAATAAGTCAAGTGTGAGAGAAAGTGGCAAAGTTAAGACTGGTGCAGCAGAGAAAGCATCTACTGGAGTGACAGCAGCAAGAGCAGACAACAAGGGAAGAGGCACACCAGACCACCATG TCTCTAAGCATGGATCCTCTATGAAAAAGCCAGCATCCCCTAGGAAAGAAGACGGCAAGGACGGTTTGAAATCGTCAGCACCAGACAAAGCAGCCAGTGAAGCTCATAAAAAGAAGATCACAAAACCCGTTTCAGCGACTGGAGCCTCAGCTAAATCCAGTGCTAAACCGCCAAAAGCCTCTTCGGCCCCCTCCAAGCAATCTTCAGTAGTAGCTGCCAAGTCTGGACCAAAGCCAAAAAGTACTACTGAATTATCAATGGAGAAAGCTTCTCCAAAATCCGGAGGATCTTCCAAAACCTCAGCTGCGTCTGCCTCCAAGAAATCAGGAACTAAAGGAAAAGAGACCGTGAATGgtaaaaattcaaactgtaagaTTGAGCTTGCACCAACTGAGAGCACTTGTGACATTGCAGTGCATGAAGATAGTACAGAAGTAGCGCTTTCTGACTGGCCTGCAGTGCGCGGAACACAGTTAACAAGCCAGGGCGGAGGGGATTCACTTAGCCTTCAACTAGAATCAAGCCCTACGAGTCAAAAGCCTGAAATACAGTCAGGAAACACTGATAGTGCACCAGCAGCTAACAAAATCCCCCATGTCAAATCTGCTAATGCAGACACTTGCAAACAGACTGAAGGGAGTAAAGTGAAACAGTCTCCAAGCAGTGTCATCCCCGCTCACATCAGCGGAGGGCAAGTTAATGAGGTCCGTTCCCCAAATTCTCCGAGAGACACTGAACGCCCTATAGACACCCCCTGCAGCATAGGAAGCACTGAAACTCCCTTAGAGGACTCCTGGAGCGGCATCCACCATCAGGTGAGCCCACAGTCTGAGACTGGCAGCACACACACCACTTCCTCTGACGACATCAAGCCCCGCTCAGAGGACTACGACGCAGGAGGCTCACAAGATGACGACTGCTCCAACGACAGAGGTGTTTCCAAGTGTGGCACCATGCGCTGTCATGACTTCTTGGGTCGCAGTAGTAGTGACACAAGCACCCCAGAGGAGTTAAAGATGTACGAAGGTGGGGCAGGGTTGAGAGTGGAGGTTCGGCTGCGTGGACGAGAAGCAGAGACTACCAGCGAGGAGGAGGGAGTAAGACTGCGTCCTCGTTCCTGGTTGCATAGAGACGAGGTTCCTGTTGAGGAGGAGCACTCTGAGGTCGAGGCCACGGTGACTGTAAAAAGCGTCCCCGACCACCagctcttctcctcctctgaggaagaggaagatgaagatgaagaggcGACGGAAGATGAGAGGTCTGAAGTTGAGGTGATTCCAGGTCAGGCTCCGCCGCCGCCAACTGAACCCTCTCCCCACTTTCAGGGGATCGTCAACCTAGCTTTCGATGATGACGGTGTCGACCAGGAGAATGACCAGCCCGACTACCAGTCGTCTTCTAACTTCCGTCGCTCAATGTTACTCTCTGTTGACGAGTGTGAGGAGTTGGGCTCAGAAGAAGGCGGCGTCCAAACTCCACCTCAACAGCCCTATGACGCTGTCACTTCCTGTGATGTTTTTGAGTCTGACTCCACAGCTCCTCGGCGCAACTGTGCCCCTTCCGGTGACAAACAGGACCACCTGATGTGCCATCTCGAAAGCGCAGGCCTGAAGGGCAAAAAACATGACGAGGAACAGGAAGAAAAATCCTGTGTATTTCTTACAGAGATCCAGGAGCCCGTGCAGGATGAGAGTAATCATATCCAGGTGGATGGGGTGAAGTCCAGTGGCCCTCTCCTGGATGCTGACACTAAAGTCCTCCCTCCCCAGGAGCGCCCATGCCACCTAGATCTGCGGCACACTGAACAATACAACGGAGGGCTGCGCAAAAATCACAGCAATCCCTCAGAAAGCAAGAAAGCTGATTTACATCTAGACTTAAATGAGCCTCAGCTGACAGGGGACTCTCCTGTACATGCTGCAGAATCTCCAGCAGGTAATGTATGA
- the btbd8 gene encoding BTB/POZ domain-containing protein 8 isoform X1, with protein MITTEAAREFHAKECKYKEQLKRRLSSALSADLNRLLQEELEADVSLYAGSGSLQAHRAVLLARAPHVLQGETRKDPTIVHLSDYELSGLKDFLRRLYTADQSMRSSEIIPAVEGSVPESTLLVPNPADHSSTDSDVVLESASGLGADLLDLYQRGEQCDITIQVAEQVFSCHRAILCARSQYFRAMLSGSWMESSRQCITLQGLGPDEMEILLQFMYGAIVDLPPGASASQVVLAADMLGLEGLKDVVEMVLTRDYCRFFPKPIDGVQRTVLECLSLTHALGLQNLHMLCKRWVADHFVKTWCERNFSLLSPELHLACLTAVTETMTVQNAVTMLCGTEQLIGSLPEVKWAQQVRSLATELQEESLHIIVQHLPRVIRTQAFQDLCRREEFTREPTLLKKLCSAIREGVTVDNCCDLFAAVYNLCGDDMEEDSHLEQGEQRQEKPFRQEIRTLRGRLWTFLLQTFYAVRHTQGWETLSSKHKERILADAIDKGDNRRLGKKPVFTSSQSRAVKCPSSAPESPPVHRTQKVSEIAISSSRSAASAMKSDGLGTANKPGDGHTSKAKNVKKPGDRSVAAKAKTASAGSPVVNGTGAAGPRRDGASANGPRSAHGAREQEKKPNPGARPKTSPPSCTSTSQTGVLKAQKSSTGKTDIGIVGTTQAQPSASSTSGSASPENGASSPRNDTHSIPGAKPKHQAKAVNKSPLIKPPQKSDTTKISSPTNKSSVRESGKVKTGAAEKASTGVTAARADNKGRGTPDHHVSKHGSSMKKPASPRKEDGKDGLKSSAPDKAASEAHKKKITKPVSATGASAKSSAKPPKASSAPSKQSSVVAAKSGPKPKSTTELSMEKASPKSGGSSKTSAASASKKSGTKGKETVNGKNSNCKIELAPTESTCDIAVHEDSTEVALSDWPAVRGTQLTSQGGGDSLSLQLESSPTSQKPEIQSGNTDSAPAANKIPHVKSANADTCKQTEGSKVKQSPSSVIPAHISGGQVNEVRSPNSPRDTERPIDTPCSIGSTETPLEDSWSGIHHQVSPQSETGSTHTTSSDDIKPRSEDYDAGGSQDDDCSNDRGVSKCGTMRCHDFLGRSSSDTSTPEELKMYEGGAGLRVEVRLRGREAETTSEEEGVRLRPRSWLHRDEVPVEEEHSEVEATVTVKSVPDHQLFSSSEEEEDEDEEATEDERSEVEVIPGQAPPPPTEPSPHFQGIVNLAFDDDGVDQENDQPDYQSSSNFRRSMLLSVDECEELGSEEGGVQTPPQQPYDAVTSCDVFESDSTAPRRNCAPSGDKQDHLMCHLESAGLKGKKHDEEQEEKSCVFLTEIQEPVQDESNHIQVDGVKSSGPLLDADTKVLPPQERPCHLDLRHTEQYNGGLRKNHSNPSESKKADLHLDLNEPQLTGDSPVHAAESPAGDNGCDRLDQTCKHDRRPSKALSPIYEMDVGEAFEHCSDKDKNVKLKAEEENQRGDDDKSNEFAERDWGLLRQLLSDHESNLGVINPVPEELNLAQYLIKQTLSLSRDCLDSQAFLSPEKETFKRWAELISPMEDSSTSITVTSFSPEDAASPQGEWTIVELETHH; from the exons GCGACTGTACACAGCAGACCAGAGCATGCGCTCGTCGGAAATAATCCCAGCGGTGGAGGGCTCAGTGCCAGAAAGTACGCTGCTTGTTCCCAATCCGGCAGACCATAGTTCCACTGACTCAG ATGTTGTTCTTGAGTCAGCCTCGGGCCTTGGAGCTGACTTGCTGGATCTGTACCAGAGGGGAGAGCAGTGTGATATCACCATCCAAGTAGCGGAGCAGGTCTTCTCCTGCCACAG GGCAATCCTGTGTGCACGGTCTCAGTACTTCCGAGCGATGCTAAGCGGGAGTTGGATGGAGAGCTCCAGACAATGCATCACTCTGCAAGG TTTAGGGCCAGATGAGATGGAGATCCTGCTCCAGTTCATGTATGGGGCAATTGTGGATCTGCCACCTGGAGCTAGTGCCAG TCAGGTGGTGTTGGCAGCCGACATGTTGGGTTTAGAGGGGTTGAAGGATGTGGTGGAGATGGTTCTCACCCGAGACTACTGCCGCTTCTTCCCCAAG CCAATTGACGGTGTTCAGAGAACAGTTCTCGAGTGTCTGTCCCTCACACATGCCTTAGGCCTCCAAAATCTCCACATGCTGTGTAAGAG GTGGGTTGCTGATCATTTTGTGAAGACCTGGTGCGAGAGAAACTTTTCCCTGTTGTCCCCTGAGCTTCATCTAGCCTGTCTAACAGCTGTAACTGAAACCATG ACTGTGCAGAACGCAGTAACCATGCTCTGTGGCACTGAGCAATTGATTGGCAGTCTCCCAGAAGTCAAGTGGGCCCAACAGGTAAGGAGTCTTGCCacagagctgcaggaggagagCCTGCATATCATTGTCCAGCATCTCCCCAGAGTCATCCGCACTCAGGCCTTCCAGGACCTTTGCAGG AGGGAAGAGTTTACCCGTGAGCCAACGTTGTTGAAAAAGCTGTGTTCAGCCATCAGAGAAGGTGTGACCGTGGACAACTGCTGTGATCTTTTCGCTGCTGTGTACAATCTATGTGGAGATGACATGGAAGAGGACTCTCACCTGGAGCAGGGAGAGCAAAGACAAGAGAAG CCATTCAGGCAAGAGATTCGTACGCTGCGCGGTCGGCTCTGGACCTTCCTGCTTCAGACCTTTTACGCGGTCCGCCACACGCAGGGATGGGAGACCCTGTCTTCCAAACACAAAGAGAGGATACTAGCAG ATGCTATTGATAAAGGGGACAATCGAAGACTTGGTAAAAAGCCTGTATTCACTAGCTCACAG tcaAGGGCTGTAAAATGCCCTTCATCTGCACCTGAGAGTCCGCCTGTGCACAGGACCCAGAAGGTGTCCGAAATTGCAATTTCATCCTCCCGTAGTGCTGCATCAGCCATGAAGTCTGATGGACTGGGGACAGCTAACAAACCTGGAGATGGTCACACGTCCAAGGCAAAGAATGTGAAGAAGCCTGGAGACCGGAGTGTAGCAGCGAAAGCAAAGACAGCATCAGCTGGCTCACCAGTTGTCAATGGCACAGGAGCTGCAGGACCCAGGCGGGATGGAGCCAGTGCCAATGGCCCCAGAAGCGCTCATGGGGCTAGAGAGCAAGAAAAGAAGCCAAACCCAGGTGCGCGGCCTAAAACATCTCCCCCGAGCTGCACATCTACAAGCCAGACGGGGGTACTGAAGGCTCAAAAGAGCTCAACAGGAAAGACTGACATTGGCATTGTTGGCACCACCCAAGCTCAGCCCAGCGCTTCATCCACATCAGGCAGCGCCTCGCCAGAGAACGGTGCCAGCAGCCCTCGCAACGACACCCACTCCATCCCAG gtGCAAAGCCCAAACACCAGGCTAAGGCGGTAAACAAATCCCCACTGATAAAACCTCCTCAGAAATCAGATACAACGAAGATCAGCAG TCCTACCAATAAGTCAAGTGTGAGAGAAAGTGGCAAAGTTAAGACTGGTGCAGCAGAGAAAGCATCTACTGGAGTGACAGCAGCAAGAGCAGACAACAAGGGAAGAGGCACACCAGACCACCATG TCTCTAAGCATGGATCCTCTATGAAAAAGCCAGCATCCCCTAGGAAAGAAGACGGCAAGGACGGTTTGAAATCGTCAGCACCAGACAAAGCAGCCAGTGAAGCTCATAAAAAGAAGATCACAAAACCCGTTTCAGCGACTGGAGCCTCAGCTAAATCCAGTGCTAAACCGCCAAAAGCCTCTTCGGCCCCCTCCAAGCAATCTTCAGTAGTAGCTGCCAAGTCTGGACCAAAGCCAAAAAGTACTACTGAATTATCAATGGAGAAAGCTTCTCCAAAATCCGGAGGATCTTCCAAAACCTCAGCTGCGTCTGCCTCCAAGAAATCAGGAACTAAAGGAAAAGAGACCGTGAATGgtaaaaattcaaactgtaagaTTGAGCTTGCACCAACTGAGAGCACTTGTGACATTGCAGTGCATGAAGATAGTACAGAAGTAGCGCTTTCTGACTGGCCTGCAGTGCGCGGAACACAGTTAACAAGCCAGGGCGGAGGGGATTCACTTAGCCTTCAACTAGAATCAAGCCCTACGAGTCAAAAGCCTGAAATACAGTCAGGAAACACTGATAGTGCACCAGCAGCTAACAAAATCCCCCATGTCAAATCTGCTAATGCAGACACTTGCAAACAGACTGAAGGGAGTAAAGTGAAACAGTCTCCAAGCAGTGTCATCCCCGCTCACATCAGCGGAGGGCAAGTTAATGAGGTCCGTTCCCCAAATTCTCCGAGAGACACTGAACGCCCTATAGACACCCCCTGCAGCATAGGAAGCACTGAAACTCCCTTAGAGGACTCCTGGAGCGGCATCCACCATCAGGTGAGCCCACAGTCTGAGACTGGCAGCACACACACCACTTCCTCTGACGACATCAAGCCCCGCTCAGAGGACTACGACGCAGGAGGCTCACAAGATGACGACTGCTCCAACGACAGAGGTGTTTCCAAGTGTGGCACCATGCGCTGTCATGACTTCTTGGGTCGCAGTAGTAGTGACACAAGCACCCCAGAGGAGTTAAAGATGTACGAAGGTGGGGCAGGGTTGAGAGTGGAGGTTCGGCTGCGTGGACGAGAAGCAGAGACTACCAGCGAGGAGGAGGGAGTAAGACTGCGTCCTCGTTCCTGGTTGCATAGAGACGAGGTTCCTGTTGAGGAGGAGCACTCTGAGGTCGAGGCCACGGTGACTGTAAAAAGCGTCCCCGACCACCagctcttctcctcctctgaggaagaggaagatgaagatgaagaggcGACGGAAGATGAGAGGTCTGAAGTTGAGGTGATTCCAGGTCAGGCTCCGCCGCCGCCAACTGAACCCTCTCCCCACTTTCAGGGGATCGTCAACCTAGCTTTCGATGATGACGGTGTCGACCAGGAGAATGACCAGCCCGACTACCAGTCGTCTTCTAACTTCCGTCGCTCAATGTTACTCTCTGTTGACGAGTGTGAGGAGTTGGGCTCAGAAGAAGGCGGCGTCCAAACTCCACCTCAACAGCCCTATGACGCTGTCACTTCCTGTGATGTTTTTGAGTCTGACTCCACAGCTCCTCGGCGCAACTGTGCCCCTTCCGGTGACAAACAGGACCACCTGATGTGCCATCTCGAAAGCGCAGGCCTGAAGGGCAAAAAACATGACGAGGAACAGGAAGAAAAATCCTGTGTATTTCTTACAGAGATCCAGGAGCCCGTGCAGGATGAGAGTAATCATATCCAGGTGGATGGGGTGAAGTCCAGTGGCCCTCTCCTGGATGCTGACACTAAAGTCCTCCCTCCCCAGGAGCGCCCATGCCACCTAGATCTGCGGCACACTGAACAATACAACGGAGGGCTGCGCAAAAATCACAGCAATCCCTCAGAAAGCAAGAAAGCTGATTTACATCTAGACTTAAATGAGCCTCAGCTGACAGGGGACTCTCCTGTACATGCTGCAGAATCTCCAGCAG GGGACAATGGTTGTGACAGATTGGATCAAACCTGCAAACATGACCGCCGACCATCTAAAGCCCTCTCACCCATTTACGAGATGGATGTTGGAGAAGCCTTTGAGCACTGCTCGGACAAGGACAAGAATGTTAAACTGAAGGCAGAGGAAGAAAATCAAAGAGGGGACGATGACAAAAGCAATGAGTTTGCAGAGCGGGATTGGGGCTTGCTTAGGCAGCTCCTCTCAGACCACGAGTCCAATCTGGGCGTCATAAACCCTGTGCCTGAGGAGCTCAACCTGGCCCAGTACCTTATCAAGCAGACACTGTCCCTGTCACGTGACTGCCTGGACTCGCAGGCCTTCCTGTCCCCAGAGAAGGAGACCTTTAAACGCTGGGCGGAGCTCATCTCGCCCATGGAGGACTCCTCCACCAGCATCACGGTGACGAGCTTCTCCCCAGAAGACGCTGCATCTCCACAGGGGGAGTGGACCATCGTGGAACTGGAAACACATCACTGA